TACGTGGAGCTATCGCCACACTTTACCATTCTTTTTGGAATGAGAGTTGGTAAAAATTTTTCCATGCACAATATTCCTGTGATTGATACAAAAGATTTTTATCTTTTTGATACGTTCGATAGCTCACAGTATGGTGGAACCGGCAAGCAATTTGACTGGAATATCGTAGCATCATTTCCACACATTAACAGATCTATTATATCAGGTGGATTGCGCAGCAGTAATGTTGCACTATTATGTACAACAGTAAAACCTTTTGGTGTTGATGTTGCTAGCGGCATTGAAGATGCACCAGGAATTAAAAATGTTTTCAAAATGAAAGAGTTTATTCAAGCAATCAAGGAGTGCGGTTATGACATATCCCGATAAAAACGGTTACTTTGGAAGCTATGGTGGACGATTTGTACCCGAGACACTTATCAATGCTCTTATTGAGTTGCATGAAGCATACACGTACTTTTTAAAAGATGAAGCAATGCAAAAAGAGCTCAACGATCTTCTGCACCATTATGCCGGCAGGCCAACACCACTGTACTTTGCTGGTAACCTTTCCCGTAAAACTGGAATTAATATCTACCTTAAGCGTGAAGATTTGCTCCATACCGGTGCGCATAAATTAAACAACACATTGGGTCAGGGGCTGCTTACACGTTTTATGGGCAAAAAGCGTATTATTGCAGAAACTGGCGCAGGTCAGCACGGTGTTGCCACTGCAACAGTGGCTGCGCTATTAGGACTGGAATGCACTATTTATATGGGTGCCGTAGACATTGAACGGCAAATGCCCAATGTAAAACGGATGAAGCTATTAGGTGCTCAAGTTGTACCGGTAACTTCAGGAAGCCAAACCTTAAAAGACGCAATCAACGAAGCATTGCGTGATTGGGTACGCAATGTGAAAAATACACACTACCTGTTAGGCTCGGTCAGCGGACCACATCCATTCCCAATGATTGTCCGCGATTTTCAGAAGGTTATAGGGAATGAAGCACTACAGCAATTCAAAGCATTAAATGGCACCCTGCCACAGTATTGTATTGCATGCGTTGGTGGTGGCAGCAATGCTGCGGGGTTTTTTCATGCATTTGTTGGTACCAGTTCACAGTGCATTGGTGTTGAGGCTGGCGGCAAAGGGCTTTTCCCTGGTGGTCACTGTGCTTCACTTACACTGGGCAGGCCAGGTATTCTGCATGGTGCGCTGTGCTATCTGTTACAGGATGATGATGGTCAGGTTATGGATGTGCATTCTATATCAGCAGGGCTTGACTACCCAGCTGTTGGCCCTGAACATAGCTTTTGGAAAGACAGTAAAATGGTTGAATATGTAACATGTTCTGACAAACAGGCGCTTGATGCATGCATTACACTAACACGCACTGAAGGCATTATCCCGGCTCTTGAAAGCAGCCATGCATTAGGATATGTGCTTGATAATACATCACGGTTTGAAGGCACAACAGTCATTATTAATCTTTCAGGAAGAGGCGATAAAGATTTAGATACTATTTTAAAGGAAGTGGGAGTATGAGTTATAATGGATTTTATTTAGTTGGCAATTATCCTGATACTGAAACATTCATCAAAGCTGCAAAAGCAGGTTTGGAATACTTTGACTTTATTGAAGTAGGAATCCCCTTTAGTGACCCAGTAGCCGATGGGCCTGTGCTTTCTACTGCATCGCACAACGCTCTGAAAATGGGGGTGACAACTGAATCTGTGTTGCACAGTTGTAACATATTGAAAGAATTTCTAACTAAAACTGGTAGCAACAAAAAAATATATGTTATGACATACGCCAATAAAGTCTTTCACTGTGGCATTGAAACCACAATGAAACTGTTTGCATCCAATGGAGTTGATGGGATAATTCTTGCAGATGTGC
Above is a window of Spirochaetota bacterium DNA encoding:
- a CDS encoding phosphoribosylanthranilate isomerase, with product MFVKFCGFTRPEDVDAACSLGVSACGFIFYAGSQRFCNFYTARECIAICKQHGVKSVGVFVDNNPTSIASIAYTLGLDALQVYSEDAYVELSPHFTILFGMRVGKNFSMHNIPVIDTKDFYLFDTFDSSQYGGTGKQFDWNIVASFPHINRSIISGGLRSSNVALLCTTVKPFGVDVASGIEDAPGIKNVFKMKEFIQAIKECGYDISR
- the trpB gene encoding tryptophan synthase subunit beta, with the translated sequence MTYPDKNGYFGSYGGRFVPETLINALIELHEAYTYFLKDEAMQKELNDLLHHYAGRPTPLYFAGNLSRKTGINIYLKREDLLHTGAHKLNNTLGQGLLTRFMGKKRIIAETGAGQHGVATATVAALLGLECTIYMGAVDIERQMPNVKRMKLLGAQVVPVTSGSQTLKDAINEALRDWVRNVKNTHYLLGSVSGPHPFPMIVRDFQKVIGNEALQQFKALNGTLPQYCIACVGGGSNAAGFFHAFVGTSSQCIGVEAGGKGLFPGGHCASLTLGRPGILHGALCYLLQDDDGQVMDVHSISAGLDYPAVGPEHSFWKDSKMVEYVTCSDKQALDACITLTRTEGIIPALESSHALGYVLDNTSRFEGTTVIINLSGRGDKDLDTILKEVGV